The following coding sequences lie in one Caretta caretta isolate rCarCar2 chromosome 28, rCarCar1.hap1, whole genome shotgun sequence genomic window:
- the GAL3ST4 gene encoding galactose-3-O-sulfotransferase 4 isoform X1, with amino-acid sequence MKLPLACCRLQVLGAALAVCMTIGFTLQLLGAPFQRRGSPDQLPDLRLLPGGGAEEGGPSPSRPCQPRRHIVFLKTHKTGSSTIVNLLHRFGETRGLRFALPPRYQFGYPYPFQARRVKGYRPGGPSFDILCHHMRFDLPEVQKVMPPDSFYFSIVRDPGSLAESAFSYYRGVAPAFRRAGSLAQFLEAPVRFYDPAERGNHYARNLLWFDFGLAPPASPGPEAVQAALARLDRAFPLVLLTEHFDESLVLLREALCWAEEDVDAFRHNERSPRAVRPLAPAQATQLRAWNALDWQLYSHFNRSFWRHVEAFGPARLRAEVARLRERRRELARRCLQGGGPMEAAGIPDERIRPFQFGQAQILGYALRPGLGPVDQQLCTRLVTPELQYKDRLDARQFGANGSAGAPGGAGR; translated from the exons GGGCCGCCCTGGCCGTGTGCATGACCATCGGCTTCAccctccagctgctgggggcGCCTTTCCAGCGGAG GGGCTCCCCGGACCAGCTGCCCGACTTgcggctgctccctgggggtggggctgaggaggggGGCCCCTCGCCCTCCCGGCCCTGCCAGCCGCGGCGCCACATCGTCTTCCTGAAGACGCACAAGACGGGCAGCAGCACCATCGTGAACCTGCTGCACCGGTTCGGGGAGACGCGGGGGCTGCGCTTCGCCCTGCCCCCCCGCTACCAGTTCGGGTACCCCTACCCCTTCCAGGCCCGGCGGGTGAAGGGCTACCGGCCGGGGGGACCCAGCTTCGACATCCTCTGTCACCACATGCGCTTCGACCTGCCCGAG GTGCAGAAAGTCATGCCCCCCGACAGCTTCTACTTCTCCATCGTGCGGGACCCGGGGTCGCTGGCCGAATCCGCCTTCTCCTACTACCGGGGGGTGGCGCCGGCCTTCCGCCGGGCGGGCTCGCTGGCCCAGTTCCTGGAGGCGCCCGTGCGCTTCTACGACCCGGCCGAGCGGGGCAACCACTACGCCCGCAACCTGCTGTGGTTCGACTTCGGGCTGGCGCCGCCGGCCTCGCCGGGCCCCGAGGCCGTGCAGGCGGCGCTGGCCCGGCTGGACCGGGCCTTCCCGCTGGTGCTGCTGACGGAGCATTTCGACGAGTCGCTGGTGCTGCTGCGGGAGGCGCTGTGCTGGGCGGAGGAGGACGTGGACGCCTTCCGGCACAACGAGCGCAGCCCCCGGGCCGTGCGGCCTCTGGCCCCCGCCCAGGCCACCCAGCTGCGGGCCTGGAACGCCCTGGACTGGCAGCTCTACTCCCACTTCAACCGCAGCTTCTGGCGCCATGTGGAGGCCTTCGGGCCGGCCCGGCTGCGGGCCGAGGTGGCCAGGCTGCGGGAGCGGCGCCGGGAGCTGGCCAGGCGCTGCCTGCAGGGCGGGGGCCCCATGGAGGCGGCCGGCATCCCCGACGAGCGGATCCGCCCCTTCCAGTTCGGCCAGGCGCAGATCCTGGGCTACGCGCTGCGGCCGGGGCTGGGGCCTGTCGACCAGCAGCTCTGCACCCGCCTGGTCACCCCCGAGCTGCAGTACAAGGACAGGCTGGACGCCCGACAGTTCGGGGC
- the GAL3ST4 gene encoding galactose-3-O-sulfotransferase 4 isoform X2: MTSQRGSPDQLPDLRLLPGGGAEEGGPSPSRPCQPRRHIVFLKTHKTGSSTIVNLLHRFGETRGLRFALPPRYQFGYPYPFQARRVKGYRPGGPSFDILCHHMRFDLPEVQKVMPPDSFYFSIVRDPGSLAESAFSYYRGVAPAFRRAGSLAQFLEAPVRFYDPAERGNHYARNLLWFDFGLAPPASPGPEAVQAALARLDRAFPLVLLTEHFDESLVLLREALCWAEEDVDAFRHNERSPRAVRPLAPAQATQLRAWNALDWQLYSHFNRSFWRHVEAFGPARLRAEVARLRERRRELARRCLQGGGPMEAAGIPDERIRPFQFGQAQILGYALRPGLGPVDQQLCTRLVTPELQYKDRLDARQFGANGSAGAPGGAGR; this comes from the exons ATGACAAGCCAGCG GGGCTCCCCGGACCAGCTGCCCGACTTgcggctgctccctgggggtggggctgaggaggggGGCCCCTCGCCCTCCCGGCCCTGCCAGCCGCGGCGCCACATCGTCTTCCTGAAGACGCACAAGACGGGCAGCAGCACCATCGTGAACCTGCTGCACCGGTTCGGGGAGACGCGGGGGCTGCGCTTCGCCCTGCCCCCCCGCTACCAGTTCGGGTACCCCTACCCCTTCCAGGCCCGGCGGGTGAAGGGCTACCGGCCGGGGGGACCCAGCTTCGACATCCTCTGTCACCACATGCGCTTCGACCTGCCCGAG GTGCAGAAAGTCATGCCCCCCGACAGCTTCTACTTCTCCATCGTGCGGGACCCGGGGTCGCTGGCCGAATCCGCCTTCTCCTACTACCGGGGGGTGGCGCCGGCCTTCCGCCGGGCGGGCTCGCTGGCCCAGTTCCTGGAGGCGCCCGTGCGCTTCTACGACCCGGCCGAGCGGGGCAACCACTACGCCCGCAACCTGCTGTGGTTCGACTTCGGGCTGGCGCCGCCGGCCTCGCCGGGCCCCGAGGCCGTGCAGGCGGCGCTGGCCCGGCTGGACCGGGCCTTCCCGCTGGTGCTGCTGACGGAGCATTTCGACGAGTCGCTGGTGCTGCTGCGGGAGGCGCTGTGCTGGGCGGAGGAGGACGTGGACGCCTTCCGGCACAACGAGCGCAGCCCCCGGGCCGTGCGGCCTCTGGCCCCCGCCCAGGCCACCCAGCTGCGGGCCTGGAACGCCCTGGACTGGCAGCTCTACTCCCACTTCAACCGCAGCTTCTGGCGCCATGTGGAGGCCTTCGGGCCGGCCCGGCTGCGGGCCGAGGTGGCCAGGCTGCGGGAGCGGCGCCGGGAGCTGGCCAGGCGCTGCCTGCAGGGCGGGGGCCCCATGGAGGCGGCCGGCATCCCCGACGAGCGGATCCGCCCCTTCCAGTTCGGCCAGGCGCAGATCCTGGGCTACGCGCTGCGGCCGGGGCTGGGGCCTGTCGACCAGCAGCTCTGCACCCGCCTGGTCACCCCCGAGCTGCAGTACAAGGACAGGCTGGACGCCCGACAGTTCGGGGC